A single Saccopteryx bilineata isolate mSacBil1 chromosome 7, mSacBil1_pri_phased_curated, whole genome shotgun sequence DNA region contains:
- the NSMCE3 gene encoding non-structural maintenance of chromosomes element 3 homolog, with amino-acid sequence MLPRPRSRGRPSSQAERDEAPSTSRGAGGSAWHGARRAPAAPSPGSGSGPGPAVGPRSQKQLELKVAELVQFLLIKDQKKIPVKRADITKHVLGEYRDVFPELLRRAAERLEYVFGYRLVELEPRSSAYVLVNTLEPVEADAALRGDQGTPTTGLLMILLGLIFMRGNAVRETEVWEFLRRLGVHPTRRHLVFGDPKKLITEDFVRQRYLDYRRIPHTDPVDYELQWGPRTGLETSKMKVLKFVAKVHNQDPRDWPAQYCEALAEEEDRARARAQASAPAAAPAPSS; translated from the coding sequence ATGCTGCCGAGGCCGCGCAGCCGGGGCcgccccagctcccaggccgAGCGGGACGAGGCCCCGAGCACCTCCCGCGGCGCAGGCGGCTCTGCGTGGCATGGCGCGCGCCGCGCCCCGGCTGCCCCGAGtcccggctccggctccggcccGGGCCCGGCCGTGGGGCCGCGCTCGCAGAAGCAGCTGGAGCTGAAGGTGGCGGAGCTGGTGCAGTTCCTGCTCATCAAGGACCAGAAGAAGATCCCGGTCAAGCGCGCCGACATCACCAAGCACGTGCTGGGCGAGTACCGGGACGTCTTCCCGGAGCTGCTGCGGCGCGCGGCCGAGCGCCTGGAGTACGTGTTCGGCTACCGGCTGGTGGAGCTGGAGCCGCGCAGCAGCGCCTACGTCCTGGTCAACACGCTGGAGCCGGTGGAGGCGGACGCGGCGCTGCGCGGCGACCAGGGCACGCCCACCACCGGGCTGCTGATGATCCTGCTGGGGCTCATCTTCATGCGGGGCAACGCGGTCCGGGAGACGGAGGTCTGGGAGTTCCTGCGCCGCCTCGGCGTGCACCCCACCAGGAGGCACCTGGTCTTCGGCGACCCCAAGAAGCTCATCACCGAGGACTTCGTGCGCCAGCGGTACCTGGACTACCGGCGCATCCCGCACACGGACCCCGTGGACTACGAGCTGCAGTGGGGCCCGCGCACTGGCCTGGAGACCAGCAAGATGAAGGTGCTCAAGTTCGTGGCCAAGGTCCACAACCAGGACCCGCGGGACTGGCCGGCGCAGTACTGCGAGGCCCTGGCCGAGGAGGAGGACCGGGCCCGCGCGCGAGCCCAGGCCAGCGCTCCGGCCGCGGCCCCGGCCCCGTCCTCCTGA